A window of candidate division KSB1 bacterium contains these coding sequences:
- a CDS encoding aminotransferase class III-fold pyridoxal phosphate-dependent enzyme, with amino-acid sequence MQLFDVYPLYELELVQGRDVHLWDKHGVQYLDFYGGHAVISIGHSHPHYVSRLTEQLNRLGFYSNSVQLPLQQELAARLGELSGYPEYQLFLCNSGAEANENALKLASFHTGRRAVVAFAHSFHGRTSAAVAVTDNPKIRAPLNENHEVIFAPLNDVAALQRVFQRADVCAVIIEGIQGIGGIREPGAEFLQEVQALCRRAGAMLILDEVQSGCGRTGKFFAHQFAGIQPDLITIAKGMGNGFPVAGVLIHPRFKAAHGLLGTTFGGNPLACAAALAVLEVMAAENLIENSRVVGAYLLENLRQIADRVREVRGRGLMIGLELDFPSAGLRKQLLFQHHIFTGSAHDPHVIRLLPPLTLTRAHAQHFLEHFTAALQEV; translated from the coding sequence ATGCAGCTCTTCGATGTCTACCCGCTTTACGAGCTCGAACTGGTGCAGGGCCGTGATGTTCATTTGTGGGACAAGCACGGCGTGCAATATCTCGACTTCTATGGGGGGCATGCCGTGATTTCCATCGGCCACAGCCACCCTCACTATGTCAGCCGGTTGACCGAACAGCTCAACCGTCTCGGGTTCTACTCCAACTCCGTGCAACTCCCTCTGCAGCAGGAGCTGGCGGCACGCCTGGGCGAGTTGAGCGGTTATCCGGAGTATCAGTTGTTTCTGTGTAACTCCGGCGCGGAGGCCAATGAAAACGCGCTCAAGCTGGCTTCCTTTCACACCGGTCGCAGGGCAGTGGTGGCCTTCGCGCATTCGTTTCACGGCCGCACCTCCGCAGCCGTGGCGGTCACCGACAATCCCAAAATCCGTGCACCGTTGAACGAAAATCATGAGGTCATCTTTGCACCGTTGAATGACGTGGCAGCCCTGCAGCGGGTTTTCCAGCGCGCAGATGTTTGTGCGGTGATCATCGAGGGCATTCAGGGGATCGGCGGCATCCGTGAGCCGGGCGCGGAGTTTTTGCAGGAGGTGCAGGCGCTTTGCCGGCGCGCCGGCGCCATGCTGATTCTGGATGAGGTGCAATCGGGCTGTGGCCGCACGGGCAAATTTTTTGCGCATCAGTTTGCCGGCATTCAGCCGGATTTGATCACGATTGCCAAGGGCATGGGCAACGGCTTTCCGGTGGCAGGCGTGCTGATCCATCCCCGATTTAAGGCTGCACACGGCCTGCTGGGCACGACGTTTGGCGGCAATCCGCTTGCCTGCGCCGCGGCGCTGGCCGTGCTCGAGGTGATGGCCGCGGAAAATCTGATCGAAAACAGCCGGGTGGTGGGCGCCTACTTGTTGGAGAATTTGCGCCAAATTGCCGACCGCGTGCGCGAGGTGCGCGGCCGCGGCTTGATGATCGGCCTGGAGCTGGATTTCCCCAGTGCCGGCTTGCGCAAACAACTGCTGTTTCAGCATCACATCTTCACCGGTTCGGCGCATGATCCCCATGTCATCCGACTGCTGCCGCCACTGACCCTCACCCGCGCACATGCGCAACACTTTCTCGAACATTTCACCGCCGCGTTGCAGGAGGTGTGA